Proteins encoded in a region of the Brevefilum fermentans genome:
- a CDS encoding metallophosphoesterase family protein, whose protein sequence is MKIAITADVHLTSYEKHPERFNALKNILDQMVDQNIDKLIIAGDLFDAACDNPGEFEKLVGQEKFKHMIIYIIPGNHDPALSSGSFALSNIRYLTEPEKIAFTEEVLFLFLPYKPKTSIGETLVAHQDSISGKNWVLVSHGDYLSSTTLRNDYEEGVYMPLSRRDIELYQPVKMFLGHIHLPYNMDKLYYPGSPCGLDITETGIRTFLIYDTFTNAVVRQPVNTDVIYFQERLTVLPVENEVDFIKNKLSARISGWRVEERHKKLLKVRISAHGYSANREVVGKTIIDYLQQENINLIEPPDLSKLKISTDLTRADIILAVQERLASLELPDGHDDPVLDDYILSAMNQVYGG, encoded by the coding sequence ATGAAAATTGCCATCACAGCAGATGTCCACCTGACCAGCTACGAAAAACATCCCGAGAGATTTAATGCACTTAAAAATATTCTCGACCAAATGGTTGATCAGAACATCGATAAACTGATCATCGCCGGCGATTTATTCGACGCAGCGTGCGATAACCCGGGTGAGTTTGAAAAGCTGGTTGGTCAGGAAAAATTCAAACACATGATCATTTACATCATCCCGGGAAACCATGATCCCGCCCTATCTTCGGGGTCATTCGCTTTGTCAAACATCAGGTATCTGACTGAACCTGAAAAGATTGCTTTCACGGAAGAGGTTCTATTTCTTTTTCTTCCCTATAAACCCAAAACAAGCATTGGCGAAACACTGGTTGCACATCAAGATTCGATATCGGGTAAAAATTGGGTGCTCGTCTCACATGGGGATTATCTTTCCAGCACAACCCTTCGTAATGATTACGAAGAGGGCGTTTATATGCCCCTTTCAAGGCGCGACATCGAGCTATACCAGCCTGTGAAGATGTTTTTAGGGCATATACACCTGCCTTACAACATGGATAAGTTGTACTATCCGGGTTCCCCCTGCGGCTTGGACATCACTGAAACCGGCATACGGACCTTTCTGATCTATGATACGTTTACCAACGCCGTCGTCCGTCAGCCCGTTAATACAGACGTGATCTATTTTCAGGAGCGATTAACTGTGCTCCCGGTGGAAAATGAGGTTGACTTTATCAAAAATAAGCTTTCCGCGCGAATCTCAGGTTGGAGAGTTGAAGAAAGACACAAAAAGCTGCTGAAGGTGAGAATTTCTGCCCACGGATACTCTGCTAACCGTGAGGTTGTTGGGAAAACGATCATCGATTACCTTCAACAGGAGAATATCAATCTGATTGAGCCACCGGACCTCAGCAAACTTAAAATATCCACCGACCTGACGCGGGCAGATATCATTTTAGCCGTTCAGGAGCGATTGGCTTCTTTGGAGTTGCCTGATGGTCATGATGACCCGGTCCTTGACGATTACATCCTGTCAGCCATGAACCAGGTCTATGGAGGTTAG
- a CDS encoding ATP-binding protein produces the protein MHIRLENLSVNRLGPIASIKWQFKDVNLIYGKNEQGKTFLVEYLLSSLFKNHSKTRPLTDSGQINISGLAENVMRFDPKSRKKIEDYLYPDDKPVDLSRLLVVKAGVTKFSSDSEKGVTKTVLKDYLSDQRVLDLILNQIPSNIQKSSWENGQLIPGQQSGDCRTYNNYIIELQKIDELLAEVDEKYTMGEIMIEKHQLEEVDGLLQVQEQARRYSAYQKNSRIKALSEELKQLPQTELDAIKKINNDVQRLKKQIQKDKDQINALELKCIHYHWLETAIAECEKRPEALSLKSDLFFTILGVVLIVTTVGLAFLQLPWGALAAGLLALLFFILISRRYRLMVQQRDDIAEINRIFAGYQKRFGQKAQAITDLKSKHAVLQPEYYALEQIKSQSIVNQRELDHLEQELEARLSVYCAHTPDHDDPDERINALQKKRDQLEEAHKNENIALAALGVEPEDYFSGPVDIQYDRELFNKLNHQKNELVSSINKKETSLLALKQRICDFTSSDINSEWDKIINDLRVHRDKTSQLKKEIMAKIGSGAVITKVIQEIQDREDEGIAKALAADTICEPIKALTQTYQGIEMDGDDIIVFSENERFPVHHLSTGAQEQILLALRIGIAAHYLQDKKMFLILDDAFQHSDWQRREWMVDQMAYLASIGWQIIYFAMDDHIKGLFEERIKPRFMDRYVMFELAK, from the coding sequence ATGCATATACGACTCGAAAATCTTTCGGTTAATCGTCTCGGACCTATTGCATCAATCAAATGGCAATTTAAGGATGTTAACCTGATTTATGGCAAAAACGAGCAGGGAAAAACATTTCTTGTTGAATACCTCTTAAGTTCATTGTTTAAAAATCATTCTAAAACCCGCCCCCTGACAGATTCTGGACAGATCAATATTTCTGGATTGGCTGAGAACGTGATGAGATTTGATCCTAAATCCAGGAAAAAGATTGAGGATTATTTATACCCTGATGACAAGCCGGTGGATCTCTCCCGCCTTTTGGTGGTTAAAGCGGGCGTAACAAAATTTTCATCAGATAGTGAAAAGGGGGTCACAAAGACGGTCCTGAAAGATTACCTGTCCGATCAGCGAGTATTGGATTTGATTTTAAACCAAATACCAAGCAATATTCAAAAAAGCTCCTGGGAGAATGGGCAGCTTATTCCTGGCCAGCAGTCCGGTGATTGCAGGACTTACAATAATTACATCATCGAGCTTCAAAAAATCGATGAACTTCTCGCCGAAGTTGATGAAAAATACACGATGGGTGAAATCATGATCGAAAAACATCAGCTTGAGGAGGTTGATGGTTTGTTGCAGGTTCAGGAACAAGCACGCAGATACAGTGCTTATCAGAAAAACAGCAGAATCAAGGCGCTATCTGAAGAACTTAAACAGCTTCCACAAACAGAATTGGATGCAATCAAAAAAATCAATAATGATGTTCAGAGATTGAAAAAGCAAATTCAAAAAGACAAAGATCAAATCAATGCCCTTGAACTTAAGTGCATCCATTATCACTGGCTGGAAACGGCAATAGCTGAATGTGAAAAGAGACCGGAAGCCCTTTCCCTCAAATCCGATTTATTTTTCACCATCCTGGGAGTTGTCCTGATCGTCACTACGGTTGGACTTGCTTTTTTACAATTACCCTGGGGGGCACTCGCGGCTGGTTTGCTGGCCCTGCTGTTTTTTATATTGATAAGCCGCCGCTATCGGTTGATGGTGCAGCAGCGTGATGATATCGCTGAAATCAACCGGATATTTGCCGGTTATCAGAAGAGGTTTGGTCAAAAAGCACAGGCGATAACGGATTTAAAAAGCAAACATGCGGTGCTACAGCCCGAATATTATGCCTTAGAACAAATCAAATCACAATCTATCGTCAACCAGAGAGAATTGGATCATTTAGAACAAGAGCTTGAAGCCAGACTCTCGGTCTATTGTGCACATACCCCGGATCATGATGACCCGGATGAGCGAATTAATGCGCTGCAGAAAAAGCGAGATCAACTTGAAGAAGCACACAAAAACGAGAACATCGCCCTGGCAGCTTTAGGGGTTGAGCCTGAAGATTATTTCAGTGGCCCGGTTGACATACAATATGATCGGGAGTTGTTTAACAAACTTAACCACCAGAAAAATGAGCTTGTGAGTTCGATCAATAAAAAAGAAACCAGCCTTTTAGCTTTGAAACAACGCATCTGTGACTTCACCTCTTCAGACATAAATTCAGAATGGGACAAAATAATTAATGACTTACGTGTTCACAGGGATAAAACCAGCCAGTTAAAGAAAGAAATTATGGCAAAAATCGGTTCAGGAGCCGTTATCACAAAAGTAATACAAGAAATTCAAGACAGGGAAGATGAGGGCATTGCAAAAGCCCTGGCTGCTGACACCATCTGCGAGCCCATTAAAGCCTTAACCCAAACCTATCAAGGAATCGAGATGGATGGGGATGACATTATTGTATTCAGCGAGAATGAAAGGTTTCCAGTACATCATTTAAGTACCGGAGCACAGGAACAAATTTTGCTGGCTTTAAGAATTGGCATCGCTGCTCACTATTTACAGGACAAAAAGATGTTCTTGATTCTTGATGATGCCTTCCAACATTCGGACTGGCAGCGCCGAGAGTGGATGGTTGACCAGATGGCTTACCTGGCATCAATTGGCTGGCAGATCATCTATTTTGCCATGGATGATCACATCAAAGGACTCTTTGAAGAACGGATAAAACCGAGGTTCATGGATCGCTATGTAATGTTTGAATTGGCAAAATAA